Proteins encoded together in one Marinithermus hydrothermalis DSM 14884 window:
- a CDS encoding stage V sporulation protein S: METLRVSGKSRPNSVAGAIAALLRTQGEVEVQAIGPAAVNQAVKAIAIARGYITPDNLDLSVKPAFVKLELENEERTALRFTIKAQPLNH; encoded by the coding sequence GTGGAAACGTTGCGCGTATCCGGAAAATCCCGTCCTAACTCTGTCGCTGGTGCCATCGCTGCGTTGCTGCGCACACAGGGTGAGGTTGAAGTCCAAGCCATCGGACCCGCTGCCGTGAACCAGGCGGTCAAGGCCATCGCCATCGCTCGGGGATACATCACCCCGGACAACCTGGATCTGTCGGTCAAACCCGCGTTCGTCAAGCTGGAACTAGAGAACGAGGAACGCACCGCCCTGCGGTTCACCATCAAGGCGCAGCCCTTGAACCACTAA
- a CDS encoding zinc metallopeptidase, whose amino-acid sequence MLLFGPMMWLILLVFAATLLIQFWLQNVYARYSRVANSQGLTGAEVARAILDAHGLHNVRVEMMPGTLTDHYDPIKKVVRLSQTNYASSSVAALAVAAHEVGHALQDAQRYHWLVVRHQLLPAANIGSNLGPWLFIIGLFIGALGLAKLGLYLFAAAALFQLVTLPVEFDASRRALEILKRMNFLSPREMGGARTVLTAAALTYVAALAMSIAYLLQYASILSTAREE is encoded by the coding sequence ATGCTGCTCTTTGGTCCCATGATGTGGCTCATCCTACTCGTCTTCGCAGCCACCCTACTCATCCAGTTCTGGCTCCAAAACGTGTACGCGCGCTACAGCCGCGTTGCCAACAGTCAAGGCCTCACGGGCGCTGAAGTCGCTCGAGCCATCCTCGACGCGCACGGCCTGCATAACGTCCGCGTGGAGATGATGCCCGGCACCCTCACGGACCACTACGACCCCATCAAGAAGGTCGTGCGCCTCTCCCAAACCAACTACGCCTCCTCCTCCGTCGCCGCGCTTGCCGTGGCCGCCCACGAGGTCGGTCACGCCCTCCAGGACGCGCAACGCTACCACTGGCTCGTGGTACGCCACCAGCTCCTCCCCGCCGCCAACATCGGCAGCAACCTCGGGCCGTGGCTCTTCATCATCGGCCTTTTCATCGGGGCCCTGGGCCTTGCCAAGCTCGGGCTGTACCTCTTCGCCGCCGCGGCTCTCTTCCAGCTCGTCACGCTGCCCGTCGAGTTCGACGCCTCCCGGCGCGCCTTGGAGATCCTCAAACGCATGAACTTCCTCAGCCCGCGTGAGATGGGCGGGGCCCGCACCGTCCTCACCGCCGCCGCCCTCACCTACGTCGCCGCGCTCGCCATGTCCATCGCGTACCTCCTGCAGTACGCATCCATCCTCTCCACCGCTCGTGAGGAATAA
- a CDS encoding RsmB/NOP family class I SAM-dependent RNA methyltransferase: MRNNPNPHPKPPATARGLALHVLEAVARGQYAQPTLDRALQNTRLSPEDRGLATHLTYGTLRHLRYLDHLLAPHLNAPHHLPPPVRWALRAGAYERLFLEHPAYAVVHSWVEETKRRAPRLAGLTNAVLRRVTHREAPPAVRLSIPDFLHDHWRIFFGDAGFAEGFNQPEPLWITAYPGAREALEAQGVAYRPGPVPDSLALEGARLRALEAYRQGLLQPQNPASLFAAQLLDPPPGAKVLDLAGGAGLKALYLAARGARVVSYDKNPKRQATGRATPARTGLRVAFKTQDLTRPIPETAPFVLLDAPCTGTGTFRGNPEIRYRLRPQDPQALSTLQRALLETAARAVEPGGRLVYAVCTLTEAEGEAVTRAFLEQHPEFTLEPFTPPFPALKQDLGVYVRPENGLDGFYYARFRKA; this comes from the coding sequence GTGAGGAATAACCCCAACCCCCACCCCAAGCCCCCCGCGACCGCGCGGGGGCTTGCGTTACACGTCCTTGAAGCCGTCGCGCGCGGCCAGTACGCCCAACCCACCCTCGACCGCGCCCTCCAAAACACCCGGCTTTCCCCCGAGGACCGCGGCCTCGCTACGCACCTCACCTACGGCACGCTGCGCCACCTGCGCTACCTGGACCACCTGCTCGCCCCCCACCTCAACGCCCCCCACCACCTCCCACCCCCCGTCCGCTGGGCGCTCCGCGCCGGCGCGTACGAACGCCTCTTCCTCGAGCACCCCGCTTACGCGGTGGTGCACTCCTGGGTGGAGGAAACCAAGCGCCGCGCCCCCCGCCTCGCCGGCCTCACCAACGCCGTGCTGCGCCGCGTCACGCACCGCGAAGCTCCCCCCGCCGTGCGTCTCTCCATCCCGGACTTCCTGCACGACCACTGGCGGATCTTCTTCGGCGACGCGGGGTTCGCCGAAGGCTTCAACCAGCCCGAACCCCTCTGGATCACGGCCTACCCCGGCGCTCGGGAAGCCCTCGAGGCCCAAGGCGTCGCGTACCGGCCCGGTCCCGTCCCGGACAGTCTCGCTCTCGAAGGCGCCCGCCTCCGCGCCCTCGAGGCCTACCGCCAGGGACTCCTCCAACCCCAAAATCCCGCCTCGCTCTTCGCCGCGCAGCTCCTCGATCCCCCCCCGGGCGCCAAGGTGCTGGACCTTGCGGGCGGCGCGGGCCTCAAGGCCCTGTACCTCGCGGCGCGCGGCGCGCGCGTGGTGAGCTACGACAAGAACCCCAAACGCCAGGCCACAGGCCGCGCGACCCCCGCCCGCACCGGACTCCGGGTCGCCTTCAAAACCCAGGACCTCACCCGCCCCATCCCCGAGACCGCCCCCTTCGTGCTGCTGGACGCGCCCTGCACCGGGACCGGCACCTTCCGCGGGAACCCCGAGATCCGTTACCGCCTCCGCCCCCAAGACCCCCAAGCCCTGTCCACCCTACAGCGCGCGCTTCTCGAGACCGCCGCACGCGCGGTCGAGCCGGGCGGGCGGCTCGTGTACGCGGTCTGCACCCTGACCGAAGCCGAGGGTGAGGCCGTGACGCGCGCCTTCCTCGAGCAGCACCCGGAGTTTACGCTCGAGCCGTTCACGCCCCCCTTCCCCGCGCTCAAGCAGGACCTCGGGGTGTACGTCCGCCCCGAAAACGGCCTGGACGGGTTCTACTACGCGCGGTTCCGCAAAGCCTAA
- a CDS encoding sensor domain-containing protein, with protein MTPPRAIVYRISARLEDETIIIDSVACLNREAEGLLGWSEHEIAQNPAGFLEKVHPEDAPRVREGLRCLFLGVDELRHRYRYRRKDGTYLVVLETLNVTHRAGTRLEWISVWQEASWVQERAEILEALDRAPGVAVVLFRDTFVYANEAAQQLLGYTREELLRLRPEEVLPEELWEAARAFIAEEAYAKGFELLSQELPLRTARGERRDVLVFARTVTYQGRPTGLAIAIDQTQRKRYERLYRLLKDVNARVESAEDQTAFLRAVCALLVERGGLGLAWVAVPEEGTGEFRAVAAAGRAEGFLDRVRVTVDPEVPEGRDPIGTAWREQRIVVVADTRTDPAVTPWREIMLERGFLSVCAVPVLREGRTVAVLALYAGARGFFTEEEIDFLEELQRVLSAALEDIEAEQHRRVIERAVEASPDWIVVTDAEGGIVYVNDAVCRISGYAREELLGRKMSIFRSGYHDPGFYAKLWEAVRAGRSFQAVFVNRRKDGKRFYLDQTIVPVMRNGAVHRIVGVAKDVTVERHLQEEVVLLRYQDPLTHLLNREGFLLEVEGELREREGSKALLLADVHQFTHVNRAFGARFGDALLYTLGQRLRERVARLGGGLVGRVGEDAFGVLLPGVEPSAIEAVLPHIFEAFTEPFEWNGETLSLGVHVGVAFSPRDATSAHELYNKAATALNFSKRKGGENTFSLFDQEMDARALRYLGWRAQLEQSLKEDRFELYFQPYFYTDTRTLAGAEALLRLRDPQKGLLAPSAFIEVLEESPLITAVEMAMLEKIRAFLLSLERPIKISFNISPKSLTNARFLEAIQAISRDVGRYLVLEVTERLLVEEAERARVFLEEVRKLGVRVAVDDFGTGYSSLAYLERLPVDFLKIDMSFVQRMTQSRRSLAIVDTLVSLAMKLGLKTIAEGVETEEEYKLLALLGCDIVQGYYLAKPMPREALEALLSDTASV; from the coding sequence ATGACGCCACCGCGAGCGATCGTATACCGGATTTCTGCGCGCCTCGAGGACGAGACGATCATCATAGACTCTGTGGCGTGCCTGAACCGGGAAGCGGAGGGCCTGCTGGGCTGGAGCGAGCACGAGATCGCGCAAAATCCGGCGGGGTTCCTGGAAAAGGTACACCCGGAGGACGCCCCCCGCGTGCGCGAGGGGTTGCGGTGCTTGTTCCTGGGGGTGGACGAGCTGCGGCACCGGTACCGGTACCGCCGGAAGGACGGCACGTACCTCGTGGTCCTGGAAACGTTGAACGTAACGCACCGTGCGGGCACGCGGCTCGAGTGGATTAGTGTTTGGCAGGAGGCTTCCTGGGTGCAGGAGCGCGCGGAGATCCTGGAGGCTTTGGACCGGGCGCCCGGGGTGGCGGTGGTGCTGTTCCGGGACACCTTCGTGTACGCGAACGAGGCCGCGCAGCAACTGCTGGGGTATACGCGGGAGGAGTTATTGCGCTTAAGGCCAGAGGAGGTCCTGCCGGAGGAGCTGTGGGAGGCCGCGCGGGCCTTCATCGCGGAGGAAGCGTACGCGAAAGGATTCGAGTTGCTCAGCCAGGAGCTTCCGTTACGCACGGCCCGCGGGGAGCGCCGCGACGTGCTCGTGTTCGCGCGTACCGTGACCTACCAGGGCCGCCCCACGGGGTTGGCGATCGCGATCGATCAAACCCAGCGAAAGCGGTACGAGCGGTTGTACCGCCTCCTTAAGGACGTGAACGCCCGGGTGGAGTCCGCCGAGGACCAGACGGCCTTCTTACGGGCGGTATGCGCCTTGCTGGTGGAGCGCGGTGGGTTGGGGCTGGCTTGGGTGGCCGTGCCGGAGGAAGGGACGGGAGAGTTCCGGGCTGTGGCTGCGGCGGGGCGCGCGGAAGGGTTTTTGGATCGGGTGCGTGTGACCGTGGATCCGGAAGTCCCCGAGGGCCGAGACCCGATCGGCACGGCGTGGCGGGAGCAGCGCATCGTCGTTGTGGCGGACACCCGCACCGACCCCGCGGTAACCCCGTGGCGCGAGATCATGCTCGAGCGCGGGTTCTTGTCCGTGTGCGCGGTGCCGGTGCTGCGGGAGGGGCGGACGGTCGCGGTGCTGGCGCTCTACGCGGGCGCGCGGGGGTTTTTCACCGAGGAGGAGATCGATTTCCTGGAGGAGTTGCAGCGCGTTCTCTCGGCCGCGCTGGAGGACATTGAGGCGGAGCAGCACCGAAGGGTGATCGAGCGCGCGGTGGAGGCCAGCCCGGACTGGATCGTGGTCACCGACGCGGAGGGCGGGATCGTGTACGTGAACGACGCGGTTTGCCGCATCTCGGGGTACGCGCGGGAGGAGTTGTTGGGGCGGAAGATGAGCATCTTTCGTTCCGGGTACCACGATCCGGGGTTTTACGCGAAGCTTTGGGAGGCCGTGCGGGCTGGCCGTTCCTTCCAGGCGGTGTTCGTGAACCGGCGCAAGGACGGGAAGCGGTTCTACCTAGACCAGACCATCGTGCCCGTGATGCGGAACGGCGCGGTGCACCGGATCGTGGGGGTCGCCAAGGACGTGACGGTGGAACGCCACCTCCAGGAGGAGGTCGTGCTCCTCCGGTACCAGGATCCCCTGACCCACCTGTTGAACCGGGAGGGGTTTCTCCTGGAGGTGGAGGGGGAGCTGCGCGAGCGCGAGGGCTCTAAGGCCCTGCTGCTGGCGGATGTGCACCAGTTCACCCACGTGAACCGTGCGTTCGGCGCGCGGTTTGGGGATGCGTTGCTGTACACGCTGGGGCAGCGCCTTCGGGAGAGGGTTGCGCGGCTTGGGGGCGGGCTGGTAGGCCGGGTGGGGGAGGACGCGTTCGGGGTGCTGCTGCCCGGGGTGGAGCCTTCCGCGATCGAGGCGGTACTGCCGCATATTTTCGAGGCCTTCACGGAACCTTTCGAGTGGAACGGCGAGACCCTCTCGCTCGGCGTGCACGTGGGTGTGGCCTTTTCCCCGCGTGACGCAACCTCTGCGCACGAGTTGTACAATAAAGCCGCGACCGCTTTGAACTTCTCCAAGAGGAAAGGCGGGGAGAACACCTTCAGCCTCTTCGACCAGGAGATGGACGCGCGGGCCTTGCGGTACCTGGGGTGGCGCGCCCAGCTCGAGCAGAGCCTGAAGGAAGACCGGTTCGAGCTGTACTTCCAACCGTACTTCTACACGGACACGAGAACCCTCGCGGGGGCCGAGGCGCTCTTGCGGTTGCGCGACCCGCAAAAAGGTCTGCTCGCTCCCAGCGCCTTCATCGAGGTGCTCGAGGAGAGTCCCCTCATCACCGCGGTGGAGATGGCGATGCTGGAGAAGATCCGGGCCTTCCTCCTGAGCCTGGAGCGCCCCATCAAGATTTCGTTTAACATCTCCCCCAAAAGCCTAACCAACGCGCGTTTCTTGGAGGCCATCCAGGCGATCTCCCGGGACGTGGGGCGTTACCTGGTCCTCGAGGTGACGGAGCGGCTGCTGGTGGAGGAGGCCGAGCGGGCTCGGGTGTTCCTCGAGGAGGTCCGCAAGCTGGGGGTGCGGGTCGCGGTGGACGATTTCGGTACGGGGTACTCCTCGCTGGCGTACTTGGAGCGGCTGCCGGTGGACTTCCTCAAGATCGACATGTCCTTCGTGCAGCGCATGACTCAAAGCCGCAGGAGCCTGGCCATCGTGGATACCCTGGTCAGTCTGGCGATGAAGCTAGGGTTAAAGACCATCGCCGAGGGGGTGGAGACGGAGGAGGAGTACAAGCTCCTGGCGCTCCTCGGCTGCGATATCGTGCAGGGCTACTACCTGGCGAAGCCCATGCCGCGCGAGGCGTTGGAGGCCCTGCTGAGCGACACGGCCTCGGTTTAG
- a CDS encoding c-type cytochrome, protein MMKVYSSRSSRPVWLLVAACALLLTASLTYGQGLPQSNPERGQTLANQRCVGCHGPNGQSQTPTFPSLAAQVPSYLSTQLILLRAGIRQSPVMNAIAKDLSDQDIADLTAYYASQPPRAPWPASDPELQAKGKALFEKGDRTRGLIACAICHGPAGQGVNANGIPRIAQQSPDYFINVMKVFANLDLPPGESPFVDAMILTAKLLTEDELKALAEYVKSMP, encoded by the coding sequence ATGATGAAGGTGTACTCGAGCCGGTCCTCGCGACCCGTATGGTTACTCGTAGCCGCGTGCGCGCTCCTCCTCACCGCAAGCCTCACGTACGGCCAAGGCCTTCCCCAAAGCAACCCCGAGCGCGGACAAACCCTCGCCAACCAGCGCTGCGTGGGCTGCCACGGCCCCAACGGCCAGTCCCAAACCCCCACCTTCCCCAGCCTCGCCGCGCAAGTCCCCAGCTACCTCAGCACCCAACTCATCCTCCTTCGGGCCGGCATCCGGCAAAGCCCCGTCATGAACGCCATCGCCAAGGACCTCAGCGACCAAGACATCGCCGACCTCACCGCGTACTACGCCAGCCAACCCCCGCGCGCCCCCTGGCCGGCCAGCGACCCGGAACTCCAAGCCAAAGGCAAAGCCCTCTTCGAAAAAGGCGACCGCACCCGCGGCTTGATCGCCTGCGCGATCTGCCACGGCCCAGCCGGCCAAGGCGTGAACGCCAACGGCATCCCCCGCATCGCCCAACAATCCCCGGACTACTTCATCAACGTCATGAAGGTATTCGCCAACCTCGACCTGCCCCCCGGCGAATCCCCCTTCGTCGACGCCATGATCCTCACCGCGAAACTCCTCACCGAGGATGAACTCAAAGCGCTCGCCGAGTACGTGAAGAGCATGCCGTAA
- a CDS encoding ABC transporter substrate-binding protein produces MVVSGEGRMERVQGLKDGLTIYGVPNLGIRVCNAQGSPKTLAECARDFEAEGARALITVGGVETQTALRSTHRIPILYVGLAASLDWGFIQSLRRPGGRVSGVDNGYAELTGKRLEWLVRALPSAHRVLVLYQPEVVPTPKALTHLRSAASILGTELAYFEVRHREDLNRLPQVLANTQPDAALLLPSFILENALTTQVLPALEATQVPLVGLSPEHTRAGAALSYGASEHALGQQAARMLKKLLEGLPISELPVERPDIPRLTLNRRVLERLGYSPTPQVAALADEL; encoded by the coding sequence GTGGTCGTCTCAGGAGAAGGGCGGATGGAGCGGGTCCAAGGCCTCAAAGATGGGCTCACCATATACGGGGTCCCGAACCTGGGCATCAGGGTTTGCAACGCGCAAGGCTCCCCCAAAACACTAGCCGAGTGCGCACGCGATTTTGAAGCTGAAGGAGCTCGAGCGCTGATCACTGTAGGCGGCGTAGAAACGCAAACCGCTTTGCGGTCCACCCATCGCATTCCCATTCTGTACGTGGGGCTTGCGGCCAGCCTGGACTGGGGCTTTATTCAAAGCCTGCGCCGCCCTGGAGGACGGGTTAGCGGGGTAGACAACGGCTACGCTGAACTCACGGGGAAACGCCTCGAATGGCTTGTCCGGGCTCTGCCCTCAGCCCACCGGGTTCTCGTCCTGTACCAACCCGAAGTAGTTCCCACCCCTAAAGCACTCACGCATCTACGCAGCGCAGCCAGCATCCTAGGTACCGAACTCGCTTACTTTGAAGTGCGGCACCGCGAGGATCTCAACCGCCTGCCTCAAGTCCTCGCCAACACCCAGCCCGACGCCGCCCTTCTCCTCCCCAGTTTCATCCTGGAAAATGCGCTCACAACCCAAGTGCTCCCAGCGTTGGAAGCAACTCAGGTGCCCCTGGTCGGACTTTCCCCCGAACACACCCGCGCCGGTGCAGCACTTAGCTACGGCGCCAGCGAGCACGCCCTAGGACAACAAGCTGCCCGGATGCTCAAAAAACTCCTAGAGGGCCTCCCCATCAGCGAACTTCCGGTAGAACGCCCCGACATCCCTCGCCTAACCCTCAACCGCCGCGTCCTCGAGCGGTTAGGGTACTCCCCCACACCCCAGGTCGCGGCGCTTGCTGATGAGCTATGA
- a CDS encoding transposase yields MDSNREHPLYYLDAETLLVDTYIWVDDELKALQAQGFNPPPKQKHQKATLAELLTLAIFLLLQGQDLAKGYLAAKTTLKAYFPSLPHLSRFYRVLQKAQGLLACLATRLAGGEGLLQVVDLKPIPLAHGHRIHGLSLPEAAMGVGPLGAFGGYVLMPVMNERGLFFRWAILPGNARNTWGRDLLDGLPAVPGDRGLRWVQGVKTPPYRVRGGTVVETGWRGWMERVRNWIETRFSVMVRSLGLHRIEARSYWGLVARVNLILLVHNLIRSRVLLRMAGVEL; encoded by the coding sequence ATGGACTCCAACCGGGAGCACCCCCTTTACTATCTTGACGCGGAAACCCTTCTGGTGGATACCTACATCTGGGTGGATGACGAACTCAAGGCCTTGCAAGCTCAGGGCTTCAACCCCCCCCCAAAGCAAAAGCACCAGAAGGCCACCCTGGCCGAGCTCCTGACCCTCGCCATCTTTTTGCTCCTCCAGGGCCAGGACCTCGCCAAAGGCTACCTGGCCGCCAAAACCACCCTGAAGGCTTACTTCCCCTCCCTCCCCCACCTCTCCCGCTTCTACCGGGTCCTTCAGAAGGCCCAGGGGCTGTTGGCCTGCCTCGCTACGCGCCTTGCTGGCGGAGAAGGACTTTTGCAGGTGGTGGACCTCAAGCCTATCCCCCTGGCCCACGGCCACCGCATCCACGGCCTCTCTCTTCCCGAGGCCGCGATGGGGGTAGGACCTCTGGGGGCTTTTGGAGGCTACGTCCTCATGCCGGTGATGAACGAGCGGGGTCTCTTCTTTCGTTGGGCCATTCTCCCCGGTAATGCCCGGAATACCTGGGGAAGGGACCTCCTGGACGGTTTACCCGCGGTCCCCGGGGACCGGGGTCTTCGCTGGGTCCAGGGGGTCAAGACGCCACCCTATCGGGTCAGGGGAGGAACGGTGGTGGAGACGGGGTGGAGAGGGTGGATGGAAAGGGTACGGAACTGGATTGAGACGCGGTTTAGCGTGATGGTGCGGTCTTTGGGGCTTCATCGGATAGAGGCCCGGTCCTACTGGGGTTTGGTGGCCCGGGTGAACCTCATCCTGCTCGTTCACAACCTCATACGTAGCCGGGTGCTTCTCAGGATGGCCGGGGTGGAGCTATGA
- a CDS encoding integrase, whose product MSKRKRGKGEGSIFQRKDGRWAGFVTVGYAADGSQIKKWVYGKSRREAAEKLAKLLPKAGSGIVPEPAKLTVGEWLERYARAKAKEVRPNTSRHYWTYIEYLRPLHRLRLNAVQPLHIQDVYEKLAERGLSPSVRRHVHHFLKGAFKEALKLDSFVCYLIAPPRPS is encoded by the coding sequence ATGTCGAAACGCAAGCGCGGCAAGGGCGAAGGATCGATCTTCCAGCGCAAGGACGGGCGCTGGGCGGGCTTCGTTACCGTGGGATACGCGGCGGACGGCTCGCAGATCAAAAAGTGGGTGTACGGCAAAAGCCGGCGCGAAGCCGCTGAAAAGCTCGCCAAGCTCTTGCCTAAAGCAGGGTCGGGCATTGTACCGGAGCCGGCCAAGCTAACGGTAGGGGAGTGGCTAGAACGCTATGCCCGGGCCAAGGCCAAGGAAGTTCGCCCCAACACCAGCCGCCACTACTGGACCTATATCGAATACCTCCGTCCTTTGCATCGTCTACGCCTTAACGCGGTTCAACCTTTGCACATCCAAGACGTTTACGAAAAGCTCGCTGAACGCGGCCTATCACCTAGCGTCCGTCGGCACGTGCACCACTTTCTAAAAGGAGCATTCAAGGAGGCCCTAAAGCTGGATTCCTTCGTGTGCTACCTCATAGCTCCACCCCGGCCATCCTGA
- a CDS encoding type II toxin-antitoxin system death-on-curing family toxin, with translation MGRHRLYRRYRGKRYPTVEAVFYLHEEVLKASGGAPGVRNPGALESALDKPFSTVGGVDAYPTFFSKVAAIGYFITKPHPFVDGNKRTALQTMMLTLGMNGYKCKPCARLQVATMVLTAMGHLDPQGLRTALLLWCELDPASELL, from the coding sequence GTGGGCCGCCATCGCCTCTACCGCAGATACAGGGGTAAGAGGTACCCAACGGTAGAGGCGGTTTTCTACTTGCATGAGGAAGTTCTCAAAGCCTCTGGCGGCGCGCCTGGCGTAAGGAACCCCGGTGCTTTGGAGTCGGCCCTCGACAAACCGTTCTCCACCGTCGGAGGCGTGGATGCCTACCCCACCTTCTTTTCCAAGGTGGCCGCCATCGGCTACTTCATCACCAAGCCTCACCCCTTTGTAGACGGGAACAAGCGAACCGCCCTCCAAACCATGATGCTCACACTGGGAATGAACGGCTACAAGTGCAAGCCCTGCGCCAGGCTGCAAGTGGCCACGATGGTGCTCACCGCGATGGGGCACCTCGACCCCCAAGGACTCCGCACAGCGCTGCTTCTTTGGTGCGAACTTGATCCGGCGAGCGAGTTGCTTTGA
- a CDS encoding ribbon-helix-helix protein, CopG family — MGAVKQVALPEKVFALLERYRRKRRISRAAAIEELLKKELADEEFLRLLDEQAEQNRDLSEEEAMALANEAVAWARQKFRRSRKGR; from the coding sequence ATGGGGGCGGTGAAGCAAGTTGCGTTGCCTGAAAAGGTCTTTGCGCTCTTGGAGCGGTACCGCAGGAAACGGCGCATCTCCCGTGCGGCGGCCATAGAAGAGCTCTTGAAAAAGGAGCTGGCGGACGAGGAGTTTTTGCGCCTGCTTGACGAACAGGCCGAGCAGAATCGCGACCTGAGCGAGGAAGAGGCCATGGCGCTCGCCAATGAAGCCGTGGCGTGGGCGCGTCAAAAGTTTCGCCGCTCCCGCAAAGGGCGCTAG
- a CDS encoding putative toxin-antitoxin system toxin component, PIN family gives MTSEAQLKELRRVLRYSRLKKHVPKHVSGALINRLQANADFVKPVKPRLSLQDDDDLLILGTAIAGKADWLVTGDKAHLLALKRYAGITILTPKEAVHRLGVRHGR, from the coding sequence GTGACTTCGGAAGCGCAGCTTAAAGAGCTGCGCCGCGTCCTTCGTTATTCGAGGCTAAAAAAGCACGTACCAAAGCACGTCTCCGGGGCACTGATCAACCGGTTGCAAGCCAACGCGGACTTCGTAAAACCGGTAAAGCCCCGACTCTCTCTTCAGGACGATGACGATCTTTTGATCCTTGGCACGGCGATTGCCGGAAAGGCTGATTGGTTGGTGACCGGTGATAAAGCGCACTTGCTGGCTCTGAAGAGGTATGCCGGGATCACCATTTTGACTCCGAAAGAGGCGGTCCACCGCCTGGGGGTGCGTCATGGCCGGTAG
- a CDS encoding ABC transporter ATP-binding protein, which yields MSVHPVRPEDLGPILLEVNNIEVVYHDIIQVLRGVSLKVPEGRITALLGPNGAGKTTTLRAISGLLVPEDGAVRDGSILYRGRPIHNRPPEEIVQQGIVQVPEGRHVFKHLTVEENLRVGAVTQRNGSIREGLERIYHYFPRLRDLRNRLAGYTSGGEQQMLAIGRALLAKPRLLLLDEPSLGLAPLLVREIFEIVARINAEEGVTVVVVEQNASAALSVAHYGYIMEQGKIVLEGTAEALSENPDVKEFYLGVAKSGGRKSFREVKAYKRRKRFM from the coding sequence ATGTCCGTTCATCCCGTCCGCCCTGAGGACCTCGGCCCCATCCTGCTCGAGGTCAACAACATCGAGGTCGTGTACCACGACATCATCCAGGTCCTGCGCGGGGTTTCTCTCAAGGTGCCCGAGGGACGCATCACCGCGCTGCTCGGCCCGAACGGAGCCGGAAAAACCACCACCCTCCGCGCGATCTCTGGCCTGCTCGTGCCTGAGGACGGCGCGGTTCGGGACGGCAGCATCCTCTACCGCGGCCGGCCCATCCACAACCGCCCCCCCGAGGAGATCGTGCAGCAAGGCATCGTGCAGGTTCCTGAGGGCCGCCACGTCTTCAAGCACCTCACGGTAGAAGAAAACCTACGCGTGGGCGCTGTCACCCAACGCAACGGCAGCATTCGCGAGGGCCTCGAGCGCATCTACCACTACTTCCCCCGCTTGCGGGACCTGAGGAACCGGCTCGCGGGCTACACGAGCGGCGGGGAGCAGCAGATGCTCGCGATCGGCCGCGCCCTCCTCGCGAAGCCCCGCCTCCTCCTCCTGGACGAGCCCAGCCTGGGCCTGGCCCCCTTGCTCGTGCGGGAGATCTTCGAGATCGTGGCCCGCATCAACGCGGAGGAAGGCGTGACCGTCGTGGTGGTCGAGCAAAACGCCTCCGCGGCCCTTTCCGTGGCCCACTACGGGTACATCATGGAGCAGGGGAAGATCGTGCTCGAGGGCACCGCCGAAGCCCTTTCGGAGAACCCGGACGTGAAGGAGTTCTACCTGGGGGTCGCGAAGTCCGGGGGGCGGAAGTCCTTCCGTGAGGTGAAGGCCTACAAGCGCCGCAAGCGCTTCATGTAG